One genomic segment of Huiozyma naganishii CBS 8797 chromosome 8, complete genome includes these proteins:
- the NRG1 gene encoding transcriptional regulator NRG1 (similar to Saccharomyces cerevisiae NRG2 (YBR066C) and NRG1 (YDR043C); ancestral locus Anc_3.281) — MLGPITVPPLSSYSGIRPMQQLSPNSRFTAPAITNDSLEENISAKYATLLPSLHHSTASLEDDLKCKLNTTALKFLISKPEGEVYDSSYSSAYNSESSDSISLPGGSSTSSTPLQQTNTTNTYSLYPFPAPNVERTPRTLSYNSPNRIEKLDTSQVTFLSLKGSKPLARNSREDLSATLEQRRKYLCTTCTKGFTTSGHLARHKRIHTGEKNHLCPFEGCKQRFSRQDNCLQHYRTHFKNFTFTNLANKKGTCI; from the coding sequence ATGCTAGGACCAATAACTGTACCCCCTCTATCGTCATACTCTGGCATTCGCCCAATGCAACAACTCTCTCCAAACAGCCGCTTCACTGCCCCAGCTATCACAAACGACTCCCTTGAGGAGAACATTTCCGCTAAATACGCTACGCTGCTCCCATCGCTCCATCACTCGACGGCATCATTGGAGGACGACCTGAAGTGCAAACTAAACACCACTGCGCTCAAATTCTTGATATCCAAGCCCGAGGGAGAAGTGTACGATTCGTCGTACAGCTCCGCGTACAACTCAGAAAGCAGCGACTCCATCTCGCTACCGGGCGGCTCGAGCACGAGTTCCACACCTTTACAACAGACCAACACAACGAACACATATTCTTTATACCCTTTCCCGGCCCCCAATGTGGAACGCACACCAAGAACGCTGAGTTACAACTCGCCCAACAGAATCGAAAAACTGGATACATCCCAAGTGACGTTCCTCTCACTGAAGGGTTCTAAACCATTGGCGAGGAACTCCAGGGAGGATCTGAGCGCGACGCTGGAGCAGAGGCGGAAGTATCTGTGCACGACGTGCACGAAGGGGTTCACGACGTCGGGCCACCTCGCGAGACACAAGCGGATCCACACGGGGGAGAAGAACCACCTGTGTCCCTTCGAAGGTTGCAAACAGAGATTCAGCCGGCAAGATAACTGTCTGCAACACTACAGGACGCATTTCAAGAATTTTACATTCACAAATTTGGCGAACAAAAAGGGTACCTGCATATAG
- the ENA5 gene encoding putative Na(+)-exporting P-type ATPase ENA5 (similar to Saccharomyces cerevisiae ENA1 (YDR040C); ancestral locus Anc_3.276), translating to MSTQDTKEFDDFHNLQVEEIEEYFKTDTVTGLPPNLVTEYQSKYGPNTLGDDAKMDYKAMVIHQICNAMILVLIISMVISFAIHDWITGGVITAVIAINVVIGIYQEYKASKTMNSLKQLSSPSAQLIRSGKSETVPSKEVVPGDICLVKVGDTIPADLRLFECSNFETDEALLTGESLPVMKDPHAVYSQNEYTSVGDRLNIAYSSSTVVKGRAKGIVIKTALSTEIGKIAKSLRGQDGLISKDPNLTFWRNSWVTIKQTVGAFLGTTIGTPLHRKLSKLAILLFFVAVIFAIVVMASQEFKVDRGIAVYAICVALSMIPSSLVVVLTITMSVGAAVMASRHVIIRKLDSLEALGAVNDICSDKTGTLTQGKMVTRRVWIPNFGTLIVGNSNEPFNPNIGGIDLIPRISPFEYKTDDTEDVGILRNFKSLFEHNSLPSELDAELFKEWLNTATLANIANVFKDWETDTWKAHGDPTEIAIQVFATKMDLPRSKLTGEKHAHGGAAKEFNDDKSSSKSSFSDEQDSINLDNAPFKHLAEFPFDSTIKKMSTIYESRETDELCVFTKGAFEGVLNSCEYWYGLQNDELLQLTETDRKFIRKNVDTLSAEGLRVLAFASKSYPNKDLSDDERHQILKDRSVVESKLTFTGLIGIYDPPRSETAGAVKMFHSAGINVHMLTGDFPGTAKAIAQEVGILPVNLYHYPKDVVDIMVMTGLEFDDLSDTEIDKLPVLPLVIARCSPQTKVRMIEALHRREKFCAMTGDGVNDSPSLKMANVGIAMGINGSDVAKDASDIVLSDDNFASILNAVEEGRRMSDNIQKFVLQLLAENVAQALYLIVGLAFQDKDSKSVFPLSPVEVLWIIVVTSCFPAMGLGVEKAAPDLMERPPNDSKAGIFTWEIITDMFVYGVLMAGSCMGSFTSIIYGNDSGNLGRNCNKSFREGCRDVFRARSSAFATMTWCALILAWEVIDLRRSFFRMTPDTDEPVKQFFRDVYGNKFLFWSVIFGFASTFPVVYIPVINDKVFLHKGIGYEWGIAIAFTVAFWITCELYKYCKRLYYKNKSKAQNPQNDLEKSVTRDPFHAYSSATTLQTDIHVLPKE from the coding sequence ATGAGCACGCAAGATACTAAGGAGTTTGATGACTTTCACAATctacaagttgaagaaataGAGGAGTATTTCAAGACGGACACAGTCACGGGTCTGCCCCCTAATCTAGTAACTGAATACCAATCCAAATATGGACCCAACACCCTGGGAGATGACGCTAAGATGGATTACAAGGCGATGGTGATCCACCAGATCTGTAATGCAATGATTTTGGTTCTTATAATTTCTATGGTCATCTCATTTGCAATCCACGATTGGATCACTGGTGGTGTCATCACAGCCGTTATTGCAATCAACGTCGTCATCGGGATCTACCAGGAGTACAAAGCATCCAAGACAATGaattctttgaaacagttgagTTCTCCAAGTGCACAGTTGATTAGAAGCGGGAAGAGTGAAACTGTCCCATCGAAGGAGGTGGTCCCAGGTGACATCTGTCTTGTGAAGGTAGGGGACACTATCCCTGCCGATCTTAGGCTTTTCGAATGCAGTAACTTTGAAACTGACGAAGCTTTACTGACAGGTGAGTCATTGCCTGTTATGAAGGATCCACACGCTGTGTACTCGCAAAACGAGTATACCTCAGTGGGGGACAGACTAAACATAGCTTATTCATCTTCTACCGTTGTAAAAGGTAGGGCTAAGGGGATTGTGATCAAGACCGCCTTGTCTACCGAGATTGGTAAAATTGCTAAATCTTTGAGAGGCCAAGATGGATTGATCTCAAAGGATCCCAATTTGACTTTTTGGAGGAATTCATGGGTAACCATCAAACAAACAGTCGGTGCCTTCTTAGGTACTACAATCGGTACACCGCTACACAGAAAATTATCCAAGTTGGCTATCttgttattttttgttgcGGTGATCTTTGCCATTGTGGTTATGGCATCGCAGGAATTTAAAGTCGACAGAGGGATCGCCGTCTATGCTATCTGTGTAGCACTGTCAATGATTCCATCCTCTTTGGTCGTCGTCCTAACAATCACAATGTCTGTCGGTGCAGCTGTGATGGCATCAAGGCATGTTATCATCAGGAAATTGGATTCTTTAGAGGCACTGGGTGCGGTTAACGATATATGTTCCGACAAGACTGGTACTTTGACTCAGGGGAAGATGGTGACGAGAAGAGTGTGGATTCCTAACTTTGGTACTTTGATTGTAGGGAATTCAAATGAACCCTTCAACCCTAACATTGGTGGTATTGATCTAATTCCAAGAATCTCACCTTTTGAATACAAAACTGACGATACAGAAGATGTTGGAATTTTaagaaacttcaaaagtttaTTCGAACATAACTCACTTCCCTCAGAATTAGATGCAGagcttttcaaagagtGGCTGAACACGGCTACACTGGCAAATATAGCCAATGTTTTTAAAGACTGGGAAACGGACACATGGAAGGCACACGGTGACCCAACAGAGATTGCTATCCAGGTTTTTGCCACGAAGATGGATTTACCAAGGTCCAAATTGACAGGTGAAAAGCATGCTCATGGAGGGGCCGCTAAAGAGTTTAATGATGATaaaagcagcagcaaatCAAGTTTTTCAGATGAGCAAGATTCCATTAATTTAGATAATGCACCATTCAAGCACCTTGCAGAATTCCCATTCGACTCTACTATTAAGAAAATGTCCACAATTTATGAATCGAGAGAAACTGATGAACTTTGCGTGTTTACAAAAGGGGCATTTGAAGGTGTTTTAAACAGTTGCGAATACTGGTACGGTCTACAAAATGACGAACTTTTACAACTTACTGAAACTGACAGAAAGTTTATTCGGAAGAATGTCGACACACTATCTGCAGAAGGTCTCAGAGTGCTGGCGTTCGCCTCCAAGTCATATCCAAACAAAGACCTTTCCGATGATGAAAGACAtcaaattttgaaggacCGCTCAGTTGTGGAAAGTAAACTTACTTTCACGGGACTGATTGGTATTTACGATCCTCCAAGATCGGAAACCGCTGGTGCCGTGAAAATGTTCCACAGCGCAGGGATCAATGTTCACATGCTGACGGGGGATTTCCCAGGTACTGCTAAAGCGATTGCTCAGGAAGTTGGTATCCTTCCAGTGAATCTGTATCACTACCCCAAGGACGTTGTTGATATCATGGTGATGACAGGGTTGGAGTTTGACGATCTCTCCGATACAGAAATTGATAAACTTCCCGTGCTACCATTGGTAATTGCCCGTTGCTCCCCACAGACAAAGGTTAGAATGATTGAAGCGCTTCACAGAAGAGAGAAGTTTTGTGCGATGACTGGTGACGGTGTCAACGACTCCccctctttgaagatggcCAATGTAGGTATTGCAATGGGTATCAACGGTTCAGACGTTGCCAAAGATGCCTCTGACATAGTGTTAAGTGATGATAACTTTGCTTCTATCCTCAATGCTGTGGAAGAGGGGAGAAGGATGAGTGATAATATCCAGAAATTTGTCCTGCAACTGCTGGCAGAAAATGTTGCCCAAGCACTATATCTTATCGTTGGTCTAGCATTTCAGGATAAAGACAGCAAGTCTGTCTTTCCATTATCTCCAGTTGAAGTGTTGTGGATTATTGTTGTCACCTCCTGTTTCCCAGCTATGGGGTTAGGTGTCGAGAAAGCTGCCCCTGATTTGATGGAGAGACCTCCAAATGATTCCAAAGCTGGTATTTTCACTTGGGAAATTATCACGGATATGTTTGTATACGGGGTATTGATGGCCGGCAGCTGTATGGGCTCTTTCACATCTATCATTTACGGGAATGATTCCGGGAACCTTGGCAGAAACTGTAACAAATCGTTCAGGGAAGGCTGTCGTGACGTATTCAGGGCTCGTTCGTCTGCATTTGCTACTATGACCTGGTGTGCTCTGATCCTTGCCTGGGAAGTTATTGATTTGCGCAGGTCGTTTTTCAGAATGACTCCTGACACCGATGAGCCCGTCAAGCAATTTTTCAGAGACGTCTACGGTAACAAGTTTCTATTTTGGTCAGTTATTTTCGGGTTTGCATCCACTTTCCCAGTTGTTTATATCCCAGTCATCAACGACAAAGTGTTTCTACACAAAGGCATCGGTTACGAATGGGGTATCGCCATTGCATTTACTGTGGCTTTTTGGATTACCTGTGAACTCTACAAGTACTGTAAGAGATTGTATTACAAGAATAAATCCAAAGCTCAGAACCCACAGAATgatcttgaaaaaagtgtTACAAGAGATCCCTTCCATGCATACAGTTCAGCTACAACTCTACAAACCGATATTCATGTACTTCCAAAAGAGTAA
- the RSM10 gene encoding mitochondrial 37S ribosomal protein uS10m (similar to Saccharomyces cerevisiae RSM10 (YDR041W); ancestral locus Anc_3.278) produces the protein MLRRSILGTFTRLQSTIAKPSALGGVGAAESSVIPPTVPNVGNQSQKTEESTIPLTVKALDYVPTRIPVKHGHLIADIQLRSYETSNLKFYIDFIQRAAFYLGVPMTGPKPLPTRRERWTVIRSPFAQAKSKENFERSTHKRLLRVWDTNSEVLEMLLAYITKHSVAGVGMKCNVFKREPLKADFDSVDLPQHDTDAVENDLVNRKIMELLNSETPKK, from the coding sequence ATGCTGAGAAGATCTATACTAGGAACTTTTACACGATTACAGTCGACAATTGCCAAACCAAGTGCTCTGGGTGGTGTAGGTGCAGCAGAAAGTAGTGTGATTCCACCCACCGTACCAAATGTTGGTAACCAATCTCAGAAGACTGAGGAAAGTACGATCCCACTGACTGTTAAGGCCCTGGACTACGTGCCGACGAGAATACCGGTGAAACATGGACACTTGATCGCAGACATCCAGTTGCGTTCCTATGAGACATCGAACCTGAAATTTTATATAGATTTTATTCAAAGGGCAGCGTTTTACCTGGGTGTCCCCATGACGGGGCCCAAGCCGTTACCCACGAGGAGAGAGAGGTGGACGGTCATCAGGTCCCCATTTGCCCAGGCAAAATCAAAGGAGAACTTCGAAAGGTCCACGCATAAAAGGTTGCTGAGAGTGTGGGATACGAATAGTGAAGTCTTGGAGATGCTACTTGCTTACATCACGAAACATTCTGTCGCTGGTGTCGGTATGAAATGCAATGTCTTCAAAAGAGAACCTCTCAAAGCTGACTTTGATAGTGTAGATCTGCCCCAACACGACACAGACGCTGTAGAGAATGACCTCGTTAATCGTAAGATTATGGAACTACTAAACAGTGAGACACCCAAGAAGTGA
- the KRS1 gene encoding lysine--tRNA ligase KRS1 (similar to Saccharomyces cerevisiae KRS1 (YDR037W); ancestral locus Anc_3.275), which produces MSAPQEVEKVAENVANLHLDEATGEMVSKSELKKRVKLRQVEAKKAAKKAAAPPKPAAPKKKDDMFADLDPSQYFETRSRQVQAWKKSMEPNPYPHKFQVSISNPEFLSKYAYLKRGETLPEEIVSVAGRIHAKRESGSKLKFYTLHGDGVVVQLMSQSQDYHDAEAYEKDHSLLKRGDIVGVEGYVGRTQPKKGGEGEISVFVTRIQLLTPCLHMLPADHFGFKDQETRYRKRYLDLIMNKDARGRFIKRSQIIRFIRKFLDERNFIEVETPMMNVIAGGATAKPFVTHHNDLDMDMYMRIAPELFLKELVVGGMDRVYEIGRQFRNEGIDMTHNPEFTTCEFYQAYADVYDLMDMTELLFSEMVKEITGSYVIKYHPDPNDANVEMELNFQRPWKRINMIEELEKVFDVKFPAGDQLHTKETGEFLKNILIKHKLDCPPPLTNARMLDKLVGELEDTCINPTFIFGHPQMMSPLAKYSRDQPGLCERFEVFVATKEICNAYTELNDPFDQRARFEEQANQKDQGDDEAQLIDETFCNALEYGLPPTGGWGCGIDRLAMFLTDSNTIREVLLFPTLKPDVLRDEVEKQEK; this is translated from the coding sequence AATctgaattgaagaagagggttAAGTTGAGACAAGTTGAGGCTAAGAAGGCTGCCAAGAAGGCTGCTGCGCCCCCCAAGCCAGCTGCccccaagaagaaggacgacATGTTTGCCGACTTGGATCCATCGCAGTACTTCGAAACCAGGTCCAGACAGGTTCAGGCATGGAAGAAGTCGATGGAGCCAAACCCATACCCACACAAGTTTCAAGTCTCGATTAGCAACCCAGAATTCTTGAGCAAGTACGCCTACTTGAAGAGGGGTGAGACTCTGCCAGAGGAGAttgtttctgttgctgGTAGAATCCATGCCAAGAGAGAGTCAGGTTCCAAGTTAAAGTTCTACACGCTCCACGGCGACGGTGTCGTCGTTCAATTGATGTCCCAATCGCAGGACTACCACGATGCGGAGGCCTACGAGAAGGATCACTCCTTGCTAAAGAGAGGTGACATCGTCGGTGTGGAAGGTTACGTTGGTAGAACTCAGCCAAAGAAAGGTGGTGAAGGTGAAATTTCCGTCTTCGTCACCCGTATCCAGTTGTTGACTCCATGTCTACACATGCTTCCAGCGGACCATTTCGGTTTCAAAGACCAGGAAACCCGTTACAGAAAGCGTTATCTGGATTTGATCATGAACAAAGACGCGAGAGGTCGTTTCATCAAGCGTTCTCAGATCATCCGTTTCATCAGAAAGTTCTTGGACGAGAGAAACTTCATCGAGGTGGAAACCCCAATGATGAACGTCATCGCCGGTGGTGCCACTGCTAAGCCTTTTGTCACCCACCACAACGATCTGGACATGGACATGTACATGAGAATTGCCCCAGAGctctttttgaaggagctGGTTGTCGGTGGTATGGACCGTGTTTACGAAATTGGGAGACAGTTCAGAAACGAAGGTATCGATATGACCCACAACCCAGAATTCACTACCTGTGAATTCTACCAGGCATACGCCGACGTTTACGACTTGATGGACATGACCGAGTTGTTGTTCTCTGAGATGGTCAAGGAGATTACCGGTTCTTACGTCATCAAATACCACCCTGATCCAAACGACGCCAACGTTGAAATGGAGCTAAATTTCCAAAGACCATGGAAGAGAATCAACATGattgaagaattggaaAAGGTCTTCGACGTCAAATTCCCAGCTGGCGACCAGCTACACACCAAGGAGACCGGTgaattcttgaagaacattTTGATTAAGCACAAGCTGGACTGTCCACCACCTTTGACTAATGCAAGAATGTTGGACAAGTTGGTCGGTGAATTGGAAGACACTTGTATAAACCCAACTTTCATCTTCGGCCATCCTCAAATGATGTCACCATTGGCCAAATACTCCAGAGACCAGCCAGGTTTGTGTGAAAGATTCGAGGTCTTTGTTGCCACCAAGGAAATCTGTAACGCTTACACTGAATTGAACGACCCATTCGACCAGAGAGCTCGTTTCGAAGAACAAGCTAACCAAAAGGATCAAGGTGATGACGAGGCTCAACTGATTGACGAAACTTTCTGTAACGCTCTTGAGTACGGTCTACCTCCAACCGGTGGTTGGGGTTGTGGTATTGATAGATTGGCCATGTTTTTGACCGACTCTAACACCATCAGAGAAGTCCTGTTGTTCCCAACTTTAAAGCCAGATGTCTTGAGAGACGAAGTCGaaaagcaagaaaaatga